The Acidobacteriota bacterium sequence AAGCTACGGGCAGTGGCGGACACCTTTCTCGCGGCGGCCTCGTCCCACTGCTTCATCCCAACGAGCCGATCCGAAGACGAAAGCTCGGCCAACCGCTGGCGAGCGTGCCGCAGCTCTCGGGGAATCTCCCGAGCCAGCTCTCGCTCTCTTGCCAGAGTGTTCTCCGGGGACTTGATCGCCTCCTCCGCGAGCTTCGCCAACTCACCGTAGGACGCATTGCAGTAGAAGATCAGGCGTTGACTGTCGAAGGCCTGACTTCCCTGTCCGACGATCTGCTCGATCCGGTCGCTCGAGAGATCCTCCGAGTCGTTCCCTTTGCCGAAGAGTTTCGCTGCCAAGGCGACCAGGTCCTCCTCCGCCGAGGCATCCAAGTACGAGCCATCGAGAAGCTTCCGAACCCGCTCGAAGAGTCTCCGTTGTCCCTCATGATCGCTGCCGCCCTGCGCCCACAGGGCCCTGCCCAGGTGATGGTAGGCGGCGAACATCCCACCGTCTTCTTCCAGGGCTTCCTCGAACTGTCCCTGAGCCGTTTTCAGGCGCTGAACCGGCGCCACCCCTGAGCTCGCCAAGTCCATTGACCTCGTCCCGGCTCGCAACAGAGCAACTGCTCGCCAGCTCGACGAGCCGAGCAGCGAGAATTCACCGGAGCCGCCGCGCAGGCTCCACTGGGACAACAGCCAGACGGCGACGACCTCGGCCAGCACGGCGTAGCCTTCGAGCGGATCCAGGGCCATGAAGTTCTTAACCTCCGCCTCGCCGAGGAAGTCCTTGAGCCAAAGCTCCTCAGACCCGAGGATCTCGTTCCCTTGACTCAGCTGAACCACCACGCCCGGACCGCGCGGACCGGGGCGCTGGACGATCCCGGTCAAGCGGAAGGGCGCAGGAGCGATGAGCTTGATGAGCGAATCGAAGATCTTGGCCACCCCTTGAGCGGCCGGAACCGCGGTTCCAACCACTTCGGAGATCGGAATCTCGACGGGACCGCTGCGCACGATTCCCCCAGCCTGCTCCAAGCCGCCGAGCGCGGCGAGGGAGTGCTGAGCGCGCCGCGCGAAGTCTTCGCCGCCCACCACCGCATCCTTTTTGTTCTTGTCCTCGATCAACGGCTCGGCCACGGCGAAGGCATCGACGAGAACCTTGCGCCGAAATGAGGTCCAATATCGAACGACCACGGTCACCAACCACGCCACCAAGAGGAAAGCCAGCAGCGGCATCAGGAGCGGCAAGGCCCGGACACTCCACCGAATCAGCTCGTGAGAGTCCGTCCAGGGAGTGCCGTAGATGTACTCGAGCTCCGTCGGAAGTGGGCCGCCGACGGCCTCTAGGGCTTTCTCGGCCGCTTTTCGAGCCTCCGTCAAGTTGCCAAGCTCCGCGAGGGCTCTGGCCTTGTCGAAGGATTTGTCGCGTTGCCGCTCGAAGAGGCCTTCGAGGGCGGGCGGTAGCTCGACATCGGCCTTCAAAGCCTCTTGAGCCTTGGCCCAGGCACCGGCATGGTCTCCAGCACGGTCGAGGGCCGCCGCCACGACGAAGGCCTGTTGATCAAGCTTCTGGAGGACACCGGCGAGGCTTGCTTGGGTAGCGGCATCGTCCGGCCGCAGAGCGAGGGCCTTGAGCAACTCGCTCTTGGCGCTCTCCGTCTCGCCGATCGCCAGCTGGGCGTCCCCGAGCTCACGGTAGCGCACCACGAGCTGGTCCAGTCCTTCGCCGACGCAGTCCGGAAGCTCGCCGTCCTTGGCCTCGACGGCGCCGTAGGCCTTGCGCGCCTCGTCCAGCAGGCCGACCTCCATCTGGCCCCGGGCGGCGGCACATTCTTGGGCGCCGGCCGATGGTGTGGCCAGCACGAACGCCAACATCCCAGCCACCACCCAGCCTGCTGTCCGATTGATCATCATGAGTCCTTCCCCTTCGCGGTCACGATGGAACCCGTTTGCGTCTCCAGTACCTCCGCCCCCTACCGAAACTGACGGACCCAGCGAGCGGCTTCACCATCTTTGGGCCATCGAGAAGCCTGTGAAACCGGTTTGATGAACCATGAGTGCACCCTTCCAACGACGAGAAAATCGCTAGTACTGGATCCGGTAGGCCACCGACACCACGTCGACCTCTGCGAAGGTCGGGGCGTCATAGCCCTTCTGAAGCTTGAGGCCGATGCCCTGGGTCGGTGTGAGCTGATAGCTGAGCGTTGCCGCCAGGAGGTTCCGCCACTCTTCGTCGCCGGAATCGAGACGCCGCAGCTTCTCGTTCACCGCCAGCGAGAAGGGACCGACCGCCAGATCGAGCTCGAAGCCGGCCCAGGCGCGGACGAAGGAGTCTTTCTCGACACCGGGATCCGCCGCCAGCACTTCGCCGGCCTCGACCCCCAGAATAGGCACGAAGGCCCAGGAGCGCAGCAGCGGACCAAGGCGGGCTTTGACGGGCCGCCGGTCGAAGTCACGGCGCCGTTGATCGACGGTCCTGACCCAGGCGTCGGCGACCGGCGACCAGGCGAGCTCGGCGAGACCCTCGCGGTGGTCGAAGTCACGATCCGCGTGATGGCGCAGTCCAGCGCGTAGACGATGCTCGCCCCAGCGCGCCGTGGCACGGTCGAAGAGCAGGTCCGCACCCAAGGTCACCCGATCGGGCATGCGCGACTCGACCCCCGAGTCACTCCCCACCTGGGCTTCGAGCAGGGGTCGCCAACGCCGCACCCAAGGCCCCTCGCCGGAGTCGGCGAAGGACCACGGCCCCGGCCGCACGACGAGATCGAGAAGTCCCTCGTCATCGCGCTCGTCGGCGCCGCCCTCGGAGACGAAGGCCAGGTCGAGGTAGTAGGCCAGAGAGCTGTCCGATCGGCCCAGCGGCGCCGAGAAAGTGAAGGGGGACCGATTGGCGATCACGACTTCGTCGCCCTCGTCGGTCGACGGCAAGGTCAGGCGCAGATAGATCGGTTTGCCCTTGGGAAGGGCCCGAGCCAGAAAAAGGCGCAGATGCGGACCGTCGATCTCCAGCCGTTCCACGGCGAGCGGACGGGCC is a genomic window containing:
- a CDS encoding DUF4332 domain-containing protein — encoded protein: MMINRTAGWVVAGMLAFVLATPSAGAQECAAARGQMEVGLLDEARKAYGAVEAKDGELPDCVGEGLDQLVVRYRELGDAQLAIGETESAKSELLKALALRPDDAATQASLAGVLQKLDQQAFVVAAALDRAGDHAGAWAKAQEALKADVELPPALEGLFERQRDKSFDKARALAELGNLTEARKAAEKALEAVGGPLPTELEYIYGTPWTDSHELIRWSVRALPLLMPLLAFLLVAWLVTVVVRYWTSFRRKVLVDAFAVAEPLIEDKNKKDAVVGGEDFARRAQHSLAALGGLEQAGGIVRSGPVEIPISEVVGTAVPAAQGVAKIFDSLIKLIAPAPFRLTGIVQRPGPRGPGVVVQLSQGNEILGSEELWLKDFLGEAEVKNFMALDPLEGYAVLAEVVAVWLLSQWSLRGGSGEFSLLGSSSWRAVALLRAGTRSMDLASSGVAPVQRLKTAQGQFEEALEEDGGMFAAYHHLGRALWAQGGSDHEGQRRLFERVRKLLDGSYLDASAEEDLVALAAKLFGKGNDSEDLSSDRIEQIVGQGSQAFDSQRLIFYCNASYGELAKLAEEAIKSPENTLARERELAREIPRELRHARQRLAELSSSDRLVGMKQWDEAAARKVSATARSLAPVLLQLGWLEVEAGRTTADAWRECVQGSVAMAEQSFDSLFIMNVASFLDAVGRRLAGEHGFTPTAVAIDWQTLDPSSANGPHGTPPAAEKSAVPAADPAPTVDATAPASDASPMALGLLLCGLAGRLLKRSLQFNPTRKNEVTEVGAFAPATLRAIAPGDGDDDKAEESKQPSSSLSKLDLISDEMSSALAKHKVSTVADLLVATADPSRRQRLAKALDLKDSAILERWAHAAELLSLPGIDAEHCNLLLQAGIDSLAALQGASPPQPLAERFDSLMAVAKAIGSEVEVDLDKFRVWVEAAAGLSSIVR